A window of Eubacteriaceae bacterium ES3 contains these coding sequences:
- a CDS encoding thymidylate kinase, whose translation MKENKMGRLIVIEGVDGSGKQTHTELLYQHLKDKGEKVLKISYPRYEKESSAMVKLYLSGAFGDDPESISPYVASTFYTADRYASYKTDYEEFLNDGGIVLADRYTTSNMVHQAGKIKDQAEKKKFLDWLWDYEFNLFSLPVPDQVFFLNIPPEINQQLMKNRKNKITGTMTKDIHEKSSQHLVDAYTSALELIDQYHWIEIKCVENETLRSIDDIQAEIRQAVFEKRT comes from the coding sequence ATGAAAGAAAATAAAATGGGCCGTCTGATCGTTATTGAAGGGGTAGACGGAAGTGGCAAACAGACCCACACGGAATTACTGTACCAGCATCTGAAAGATAAAGGTGAGAAGGTTTTAAAAATTTCTTATCCCAGATATGAAAAAGAATCTTCAGCTATGGTAAAATTATACTTGAGCGGGGCATTTGGAGATGATCCAGAGAGTATCAGCCCTTATGTGGCTTCCACTTTTTATACAGCGGACCGCTATGCTTCATATAAGACCGATTACGAGGAGTTTTTAAATGATGGGGGAATTGTGCTGGCAGACCGCTACACGACCTCTAATATGGTTCATCAGGCAGGAAAAATAAAAGATCAGGCGGAAAAGAAGAAGTTTCTCGACTGGCTTTGGGATTATGAATTTAATCTCTTCTCTCTGCCAGTGCCAGACCAGGTATTTTTTCTAAATATTCCTCCGGAAATCAATCAGCAGTTAATGAAAAACCGGAAAAACAAAATTACCGGGACCATGACTAAAGATATTCATGAGAAAAGCAGTCAGCATCTTGTTGATGCCTATACCAGTGCGCTTGAGCTGATTGATCAGTATCACTGGATTGAGATAAAATGTGTTGAAAATGAGACCTTAAGAAGCATTGATGATATTCAGGCAGAAATCAGACAGGCAGTTTTTGAAAAGAGGACATGA
- a CDS encoding aminotransferase class I/II-fold pyridoxal phosphate-dependent enzyme, which yields MKVKLEPSGRFHMPGHKGRKAYSDLYDLDITEIPGADNLHDAKGIIKELERKLASIYKSQVTAVLVNGSTAGLQCAMLATCQPGEELLVSLNCHRSVFGALALGRIKPRFITPILDDELGFAREISPEAVAAGLKAYPSVKGLVVVSPTYYGTVCELNKIAEILHQQGKILIVDEAHGAQFTFAKGYPQTALEAGADLVIQSTHKVLGSLTQSALIHGQGKLMNWDRVQMFLSVLQSSSPSYPLMISVEEATDSAHAKGAAVFEMIRKKHRELIKNQPDDAMIRLYDSGDALYDYSKWLFSTGKANGCELEKILRDEFAIQCEMTDEQSILLMTGLETTSSDIDKMTAAIASLNRVLGKSDGPKSYQVMKINEPILEKPLWEALWTDKKEKTVFKKSVGQIAADFIIPYPPGIPILIPGCRITEAIIEEIQRLLDAGVGVVGIDSEEKFLVIKEEL from the coding sequence ATGAAGGTTAAACTGGAACCTTCCGGGCGTTTTCATATGCCTGGTCATAAAGGCAGAAAAGCATATTCTGATTTGTATGATCTGGATATTACCGAAATTCCCGGAGCCGATAACCTCCATGATGCGAAAGGAATTATTAAAGAACTTGAAAGAAAACTGGCTTCAATTTACAAAAGTCAGGTAACTGCAGTTCTTGTTAATGGCAGTACGGCAGGACTTCAGTGCGCTATGCTGGCGACCTGTCAGCCGGGCGAAGAGCTTCTGGTCAGTCTTAACTGCCACCGCTCAGTTTTTGGTGCTTTGGCATTGGGGCGGATAAAGCCCCGTTTTATCACACCGATTCTTGATGATGAACTTGGTTTTGCCAGGGAGATCAGTCCAGAAGCGGTCGCTGCCGGGCTTAAAGCTTATCCATCAGTAAAAGGGTTGGTGGTTGTCAGTCCCACTTACTACGGAACGGTTTGTGAGCTTAATAAGATTGCTGAAATTTTACATCAGCAGGGTAAAATCCTGATCGTTGATGAAGCCCATGGTGCGCAATTTACTTTTGCCAAGGGCTATCCCCAAACTGCATTGGAAGCAGGTGCCGATCTGGTAATTCAGTCTACCCATAAGGTGTTAGGGTCACTTACACAGTCAGCACTGATTCATGGACAGGGAAAGCTAATGAATTGGGACCGGGTACAGATGTTTTTATCAGTCCTGCAGAGTTCATCTCCCAGTTATCCGCTAATGATTTCTGTAGAGGAAGCGACTGATTCAGCCCACGCAAAGGGGGCCGCTGTTTTTGAAATGATCCGAAAGAAGCATCGGGAACTCATTAAAAATCAGCCAGATGATGCTATGATCAGGCTTTATGATAGTGGTGATGCACTTTATGATTACAGTAAGTGGCTGTTTTCGACTGGAAAGGCCAATGGCTGTGAGCTGGAAAAAATTCTCAGAGATGAATTTGCTATCCAGTGTGAAATGACTGATGAGCAATCAATACTTTTGATGACTGGTCTTGAAACCACCAGCAGTGATATTGATAAGATGACAGCTGCGATTGCAAGTTTGAACCGAGTTTTGGGGAAATCCGATGGACCAAAGTCCTATCAGGTGATGAAGATAAATGAACCCATTTTAGAAAAGCCCTTATGGGAAGCTTTATGGACAGATAAAAAGGAAAAAACCGTTTTCAAAAAGTCGGTTGGCCAGATAGCCGCTGATTTCATTATTCCATATCCTCCGGGAATTCCAATATTGATTCCGGGATGTCGAATAACCGAGGCAATTATTGAAGAGATCCAAAGGCTATTGGACGCTGGAGTGGGAGTAGTTGGAATAGATTCAGAAGAAAAGTTTCTGGTCATTAAGGAAGAGCTATGA
- the trxA gene encoding thioredoxin — protein sequence MTAKKITPIVMENFESEVLSHKGPVMLDFWAEWCGPCKGLSPVLDEIADELPSNMKVCKTNVDENQALAQQFRVMSIPTVIFFKDGEVVNRFVGVRDKQDYIEMMQSL from the coding sequence ATGACCGCAAAAAAAATAACACCAATTGTAATGGAGAATTTTGAAAGTGAAGTACTGTCTCATAAGGGTCCAGTAATGCTTGATTTCTGGGCAGAATGGTGCGGACCATGCAAAGGCTTATCGCCGGTACTCGATGAGATTGCAGACGAACTTCCTTCAAATATGAAAGTCTGCAAAACCAATGTGGATGAAAACCAGGCACTGGCCCAGCAATTCCGGGTAATGAGTATTCCCACAGTAATCTTTTTTAAAGATGGTGAAGTGGTCAATCGCTTCGTTGGCGTTCGCGATAAACAGGATTATATTGAAATGATGCAGTCACTATAG
- the metG gene encoding methionine--tRNA ligase, with protein MSEKTFYITTPIYYPSGNLHIGHTYTTVAADTITRFKKQLGYQTYFLTGTDEHGQKIQKVAEEAGVTPKAYVDNIVDGIKSLWKTMDIDYDQFIRTTDPEHEKTIQKIFKKLYEKGDIYKSSYEGLYCTPCESFWTDSQLVDGKCPDCGRPVDKASEEAYFFKMSKYADRLLAYIEENPDFIQPESRKNEMINNFIKPGLQDLCVSRTSFSWGVPVDFDPGHVVYVWIDALPNYISALGYLNDKPDLMDKFWPADVHLVGKDIIRFHTIYWPIILMALELPLPKKVYGHGWILLKGGKMSKSVGNVVDPVVLVEKYGVDALRYHVLREMSYGADGIYNEDLLVSHINSDLANDLGNLLSRTLAMTEKYFNGVIPSQKEAGEFDQELIELAVNTPKNVEDYMNKLDFSRALEEIWKLVSRSNKYIDETQPWILGKDPEKQARLAMVMYNLTECLRIVTVLIASSMPATAKKMGQQLNCPEDLLTWESIQKFGAYPEGISVSRCEPLFPRIEIKKEEKPQNDKKSQDKKQDQKEKQELPEGLITIDDFAKVQLRVAEVVACEPHPDADRLLVLKLKVGQEERQVVSGIAKYYKPEELVGKIVILVANLKPVELRGVTSNGMILAATKGKKLSLVTVDGIPSGGKVS; from the coding sequence ATGTCAGAAAAAACGTTTTATATTACAACACCTATTTATTACCCCAGTGGGAATTTACATATCGGACACACCTATACAACGGTGGCAGCTGATACCATTACCCGTTTTAAAAAACAGTTGGGTTATCAAACTTATTTTTTAACCGGAACTGATGAACATGGTCAAAAAATTCAGAAAGTCGCAGAGGAAGCAGGTGTTACCCCTAAGGCTTATGTTGATAATATTGTGGATGGCATCAAGAGTCTGTGGAAAACTATGGATATCGATTATGACCAGTTTATCCGCACAACTGACCCGGAACATGAAAAGACAATCCAGAAAATATTCAAAAAACTCTACGAAAAGGGTGATATTTACAAGTCCAGCTATGAGGGCCTTTATTGTACACCATGTGAATCCTTCTGGACTGACAGCCAGTTAGTGGATGGAAAATGCCCGGATTGTGGACGACCTGTGGATAAAGCATCGGAAGAAGCTTACTTTTTTAAAATGTCAAAATATGCGGATCGCCTTCTAGCCTATATTGAAGAGAATCCAGATTTCATTCAACCTGAATCGCGAAAGAATGAGATGATCAATAACTTCATCAAGCCCGGTCTGCAGGATCTTTGTGTATCCAGAACTTCCTTTTCCTGGGGTGTACCGGTAGACTTTGATCCGGGCCATGTGGTTTATGTCTGGATTGACGCTCTGCCAAATTATATTTCAGCCTTGGGCTATCTAAATGATAAACCGGATCTGATGGATAAATTCTGGCCGGCAGATGTTCACCTGGTTGGTAAAGATATTATCCGTTTCCATACTATTTACTGGCCAATCATTTTAATGGCGCTGGAACTGCCTTTACCTAAAAAAGTCTACGGTCACGGCTGGATTCTTTTAAAAGGTGGGAAAATGTCCAAATCAGTGGGAAATGTGGTTGATCCTGTGGTGCTGGTTGAGAAATACGGCGTTGATGCTTTGCGTTACCATGTCCTGCGTGAAATGAGCTATGGAGCTGATGGTATTTATAACGAGGATTTACTGGTTAGCCATATTAACTCTGACCTTGCCAACGATTTGGGCAACCTCTTAAGCCGAACCCTGGCAATGACAGAAAAGTATTTTAACGGTGTAATTCCATCTCAAAAGGAAGCAGGAGAATTTGATCAGGAACTGATTGAACTGGCAGTCAATACCCCTAAAAATGTGGAAGATTATATGAATAAGCTGGATTTCAGCCGGGCCCTTGAAGAAATCTGGAAACTGGTTTCTCGAAGTAATAAATATATTGATGAAACCCAGCCCTGGATTCTTGGAAAAGATCCTGAAAAACAGGCTCGACTGGCAATGGTAATGTATAACCTGACCGAATGTTTACGAATTGTTACTGTTCTTATTGCGTCATCTATGCCGGCAACAGCGAAAAAAATGGGTCAGCAGTTAAACTGTCCAGAGGATTTATTAACCTGGGAAAGTATTCAAAAATTTGGAGCTTATCCGGAAGGTATTTCGGTTAGCCGATGCGAACCCTTATTTCCGAGAATTGAAATCAAAAAGGAAGAAAAACCACAAAACGACAAAAAGTCCCAAGATAAAAAACAGGATCAGAAAGAAAAACAGGAGCTTCCAGAAGGCCTGATTACAATCGATGATTTTGCAAAAGTTCAGCTGCGGGTAGCCGAAGTGGTAGCCTGTGAGCCCCATCCGGACGCTGACCGCTTGCTGGTTTTAAAACTTAAAGTTGGACAGGAAGAACGCCAGGTGGTTTCGGGAATTGCCAAATACTACAAACCCGAAGAACTGGTGGGAAAAATTGTCATTCTGGTGGCTAATTTAAAACCGGTAGAACTTAGAGGAGTGACCTCCAACGGGATGATTCTGGCTGCGACCAAAGGCAAAAAACTGTCACTGGTAACTGTCGATGGTATCCCTTCCGGCGGAAAAGTTTCATAA
- the rsmI gene encoding 16S rRNA (cytidine(1402)-2'-O)-methyltransferase produces the protein MSGKLSIVGTPIGNLGDMSIRAIEALKNADLIAAEDTRHSIKLLNHFEISKKMIAYHQHNEYESAEKLIAILTEGQNIALISDAGMPLISDPGSILVKTCVVEGIEIEVVPGPNAGLCALVLSGLDTRRFLFLGFLDKENKAYREGIERIKKSPDTVILYESPHRLTKTLEALVKEGLAHRMMSISREITKRYEETRYASIEKQALYFRENSPRGEFVLCIEGKTSDEAEDVLEENWMELSLEEHMNHYLKQGVTEKEAMKQVAKDRGISRRDVYQKIKV, from the coding sequence ATGAGTGGAAAACTGTCCATTGTTGGAACTCCAATTGGTAATTTAGGAGATATGAGTATCAGGGCCATCGAAGCCTTAAAAAATGCAGATCTGATTGCAGCCGAAGATACCAGACATTCAATCAAACTTTTAAATCATTTTGAGATATCAAAAAAAATGATTGCCTATCATCAGCATAACGAATACGAATCAGCTGAGAAATTGATTGCAATACTTACTGAGGGGCAGAATATTGCCCTGATTTCCGATGCCGGGATGCCACTGATTTCAGATCCCGGTTCAATTCTAGTAAAGACTTGTGTTGTAGAGGGGATTGAGATTGAGGTGGTACCGGGGCCTAACGCCGGGCTGTGCGCCCTGGTTTTATCAGGACTTGATACCCGCAGGTTCTTGTTTCTGGGATTTCTGGATAAAGAAAATAAGGCATACCGTGAAGGCATTGAACGGATTAAAAAATCCCCAGATACCGTGATTCTCTATGAGTCCCCCCATCGGCTGACAAAAACCCTGGAAGCGCTTGTAAAAGAAGGGCTTGCTCATCGGATGATGAGTATCTCCCGTGAAATTACCAAACGCTATGAAGAAACCAGATATGCAAGTATCGAAAAACAGGCCCTTTATTTCAGGGAAAATAGTCCCCGCGGCGAGTTTGTTCTTTGTATTGAAGGAAAAACCTCTGATGAAGCAGAAGATGTGCTGGAAGAAAATTGGATGGAATTATCGTTAGAAGAGCATATGAATCATTACTTAAAGCAGGGCGTGACCGAGAAAGAAGCAATGAAACAGGTGGCTAAAGATCGGGGAATTTCCAGAAGAGATGTCTATCAGAAAATAAAGGTCTGA
- a CDS encoding NAD(P)/FAD-dependent oxidoreductase: MKNYDVIIIGAGPGGIFAAMELKKNNQDLKVLMLEKGNPIEKRICPKRKTNVCVGCKPCNITTGFAGAGAFSDGKLSLSPDVGGELPEYIGYQKTVDLINYVDEIYLKFGADQHVHGIDQPEKIRDIRTKAIQSNLKLVECPVRHMGTEVGYTIYQRIQHYLTDDLGVEINFRRPVEGMIIEENEVKGVVAGGETYLADKIVVAVGREGSEWFKKVCDEHRVETKVGKIDLGVRVETRNEVMQEINEAMYEGKLIYYTPTFDDSVRTFCSNPGGVVSTEYYDNQLAVVNGHSYKSDSLKTNNTNFALLVSKNFTQPFKEPIAYGKHIAGLANMLTGNKIMVQRYGDFLRGRRTTEERLHRNNIRPTLVDAVPGDLCLVLPYRIMKDIDEMIQALNVVSPGLASDETLLYGVEVKFYSNKVTVDEDFQSSIKNLYVLGDGAGITRGLMQASVNGVFVAQNLYQKS, encoded by the coding sequence ATGAAGAATTATGATGTGATTATTATTGGGGCAGGACCCGGCGGGATTTTTGCTGCCATGGAATTAAAAAAAAATAATCAGGATTTAAAAGTCCTGATGCTGGAAAAGGGAAATCCGATTGAGAAAAGGATTTGTCCTAAACGAAAGACCAATGTTTGTGTGGGCTGTAAACCCTGCAATATTACCACCGGATTTGCTGGGGCAGGAGCTTTTTCAGACGGTAAATTGTCGCTTTCACCTGATGTTGGTGGCGAGCTGCCGGAATATATCGGTTATCAGAAAACAGTAGACCTGATCAACTATGTTGATGAAATTTATCTGAAATTTGGAGCTGATCAGCATGTGCATGGTATTGATCAGCCCGAAAAAATTCGCGATATCAGAACCAAAGCCATTCAGAGCAACTTAAAATTGGTGGAGTGTCCCGTTCGTCATATGGGAACCGAAGTTGGCTATACGATTTATCAGCGTATACAGCATTATCTGACCGATGACCTGGGGGTAGAAATTAATTTTCGTAGACCTGTGGAAGGTATGATTATCGAAGAAAATGAAGTCAAAGGCGTTGTTGCAGGCGGTGAAACCTATTTAGCTGATAAAATTGTAGTTGCCGTTGGTCGTGAAGGATCGGAATGGTTTAAAAAAGTTTGTGATGAACACCGGGTCGAAACCAAAGTCGGAAAAATTGATTTGGGTGTTCGAGTTGAGACACGTAATGAAGTCATGCAGGAAATCAATGAAGCGATGTACGAAGGCAAACTGATTTATTATACTCCGACCTTTGATGACAGTGTCAGGACCTTCTGTTCTAATCCAGGGGGAGTGGTCTCAACAGAATATTATGATAATCAGCTGGCGGTAGTTAACGGCCACAGTTATAAATCTGACAGCTTAAAAACCAATAACACTAATTTTGCCCTCCTGGTCTCCAAGAACTTTACCCAGCCTTTTAAAGAGCCCATTGCATATGGTAAGCATATTGCGGGACTGGCCAATATGCTGACGGGTAATAAGATTATGGTTCAGCGTTATGGTGATTTTTTAAGAGGTCGTCGTACCACTGAAGAACGACTCCATCGAAATAATATTCGTCCGACCCTTGTTGATGCAGTGCCGGGAGACTTGTGTCTGGTACTTCCTTATCGGATCATGAAGGATATTGATGAAATGATTCAGGCCTTGAACGTGGTATCACCGGGACTGGCCAGTGATGAAACCCTGCTGTACGGCGTGGAAGTCAAGTTTTATTCCAATAAAGTTACGGTTGATGAGGATTTTCAATCAAGCATTAAAAATCTCTATGTACTGGGTGATGGCGCTGGGATTACCCGTGGCTTGATGCAGGCCTCCGTCAATGGCGTATTTGTGGCCCAGAATCTTTATCAAAAATCATGA
- the dnaB gene encoding replicative DNA helicase: MKVPPHNLEAEQSVLGAILMEESNIAKAEEILSPNDFYRSAHREIYEAMLALSNERKPIDTVTLLNALRNKGVLEEIGGPAYLSELVDMVPIHTNYLEYCEIVHEKAVVRRLIFTASNILEESYGQYGNIGDLIDRAEQEIFRVSQGRRTGDFQSIQETLGVTLSQIEAIEKNKGKLTGVDTGFTELNLMTAGLQPSDLIIVAARPSMGKTAFALNIAQNAAVKDKKSVAIFSLEMSKEQLVQRMLCAASLVDSNNVRTGNLSKEDWERMAVGYNTLFGASVFIDDTPGITISDLRSKCRRLKTEKALDLIMIDYLQLMSGGGKSENRQNEISEMSRGLKALAREMEAPVIALSQLSRAPDARTDHHPVMSDLRESGSIEQDADVIMLLYRESYYDDNPELKNIAEVNIAKQRNGPTGAIKLAWIPEYTKFNDLAVGFEEEDYGGELFL; encoded by the coding sequence ATGAAGGTCCCTCCCCATAATCTTGAGGCGGAACAATCGGTATTGGGTGCCATTTTAATGGAAGAATCAAATATTGCCAAAGCCGAGGAAATTCTTTCGCCCAATGATTTTTATCGCAGTGCCCATCGTGAAATTTATGAAGCCATGCTTGCACTCAGTAATGAGCGCAAGCCTATTGATACGGTCACCTTACTGAACGCCTTAAGAAATAAAGGCGTTCTGGAGGAAATTGGCGGCCCGGCTTACTTGAGTGAACTGGTTGATATGGTCCCAATTCATACAAATTATCTTGAATATTGTGAGATTGTCCATGAAAAAGCCGTAGTGAGAAGGCTTATTTTTACGGCTTCAAACATTCTTGAAGAGAGCTATGGTCAGTATGGGAATATTGGTGACCTGATTGATCGGGCCGAACAGGAGATTTTTAGAGTGTCCCAGGGGCGACGAACAGGAGATTTTCAGAGCATTCAGGAAACCCTGGGCGTGACCCTTTCGCAAATTGAAGCCATTGAAAAAAATAAGGGAAAATTGACTGGAGTAGATACTGGTTTTACCGAACTGAATCTGATGACAGCAGGTCTTCAGCCTTCGGATCTAATCATTGTAGCAGCCCGGCCATCCATGGGTAAAACAGCCTTTGCTTTAAATATTGCTCAAAATGCGGCCGTTAAAGATAAAAAGTCGGTGGCAATTTTCAGTCTGGAAATGTCAAAAGAACAGCTGGTCCAACGAATGCTTTGTGCAGCGTCGCTGGTAGACAGCAATAATGTTCGAACGGGGAACCTTTCGAAAGAGGACTGGGAACGGATGGCTGTCGGCTATAATACCCTTTTTGGTGCCAGTGTTTTTATTGATGATACACCGGGAATTACGATTTCTGATCTCAGATCCAAATGTCGGCGTTTAAAAACAGAAAAGGCCCTGGATCTTATCATGATCGATTACCTGCAGCTGATGAGTGGAGGCGGAAAATCGGAGAATCGTCAGAATGAAATTTCTGAAATGTCCAGAGGTTTAAAGGCTTTAGCCAGAGAGATGGAGGCACCGGTCATTGCCCTATCGCAGTTGAGTCGTGCACCAGATGCCAGAACCGACCATCATCCGGTGATGTCGGACCTAAGAGAATCGGGATCTATCGAGCAGGATGCAGATGTGATAATGCTTTTATATCGAGAATCCTACTACGATGATAACCCCGAGCTTAAAAATATCGCTGAGGTGAATATTGCCAAGCAGAGAAACGGCCCGACTGGTGCCATCAAATTGGCATGGATACCAGAATATACTAAGTTTAACGATCTAGCTGTAGGTTTCGAAGAAGAAGACTATGGCGGAGAATTGTTTTTATAA
- the rplI gene encoding 50S ribosomal protein L9, with protein sequence MKVVLLENVKNVGNKGDIVEVKDGYGRNFLIKNKKAVMGSDENIKAANQAKADEAQKMEEERQEAQKLADTLGKTEITITERAGEDGKLFGSVTNKDIAEKLEKETGIKIDKRKVELDSPIRNVGRIEVKVKTYQGITGNLTVLVKGEA encoded by the coding sequence ATGAAAGTAGTATTACTTGAAAATGTTAAAAATGTTGGAAATAAGGGTGATATCGTCGAAGTTAAAGACGGCTATGGCCGCAATTTTCTGATTAAAAATAAAAAAGCAGTAATGGGCAGTGATGAAAACATTAAAGCTGCCAACCAGGCTAAGGCTGATGAAGCTCAAAAAATGGAAGAAGAACGGCAGGAAGCGCAAAAGTTGGCCGATACACTGGGAAAAACTGAAATTACAATTACTGAGCGGGCTGGTGAAGATGGGAAACTGTTCGGCTCGGTAACCAATAAGGATATTGCCGAAAAACTGGAAAAAGAGACTGGAATCAAGATTGATAAACGAAAAGTCGAATTGGATTCACCGATTAGAAATGTCGGTCGGATTGAAGTTAAGGTAAAAACCTATCAGGGAATTACTGGTAATCTGACTGTATTAGTCAAAGGGGAGGCATAA
- a CDS encoding DHH family phosphoesterase gives MKDRINALMIFSLLSVLVLSLGIMVCNHFLGILGGLVFIILLFYYKKNISMDEIRFNQVIEDIYSDLDKINQERMYEMPIAMAIVDTKGVIYWYNQAFGIVFKNEKRALFNKNIKDELDFDLEAAVLAEEYTFNYEDREYGVVTNSFSDKVHEFELVHFFDVTEQTRQRQQYRKKSPIFCYVVIDNYDEINEKLPSHERSSILSQVDIKINRWAKAIDSVIIEYENDRYLMIFERSRICSIQDERFRILDDVREIENDEKTPVTLSIGIGISEKILGIKESQEISHAALEIALARGGDQAVVRHDDRMLFYGGKTEATEKRTKVKARVKAHGLAELIKESDNVLLMGHQNPDMDCLGSNIGLLGVCRALSKDAKIIIREINESIKSMFEYLMDKGEYEDDFITPKEVEEFRKEKTLVIIVDTQNGHFLEVPELPDLVSKVVVIDHHRLSGKPIPNAIMTYTESYASSTCELVTELIQYIDEKEKTVDPVEANALLAGICMDTKMFTLKTGVRTFEAASYLKRKGADTIIAKTLLQDDLSTYAQKSEAVKNAKIYFDNIAVSIFENNSDSGRLIAAQAADELLNIKGIIASFIILKNEDGLNISGRSMGDINVQVILEKLGGGGHLAMAGAQLPNVTDPEIGRELLIEAIKNYQKENER, from the coding sequence ATGAAAGACCGAATTAATGCGCTGATGATTTTTTCTTTGCTGTCCGTACTGGTTTTATCCCTGGGGATTATGGTATGCAATCACTTTTTGGGGATCCTTGGCGGACTGGTTTTTATTATTCTGCTTTTTTATTATAAGAAGAATATATCGATGGATGAAATCCGCTTTAATCAGGTGATTGAAGATATCTATTCAGATTTGGATAAAATTAACCAGGAGCGGATGTATGAGATGCCGATTGCGATGGCAATTGTTGACACAAAAGGGGTTATTTACTGGTATAATCAGGCTTTTGGCATTGTATTTAAAAATGAAAAGCGGGCTTTGTTTAATAAGAATATCAAGGATGAACTGGATTTTGATTTAGAAGCGGCCGTTTTGGCAGAAGAATATACTTTTAACTATGAAGATCGGGAATATGGGGTAGTCACTAATTCTTTTTCCGATAAGGTTCATGAGTTTGAACTGGTACATTTTTTTGATGTGACTGAACAGACTCGGCAGAGGCAGCAATACCGGAAGAAATCTCCTATTTTTTGTTATGTGGTCATTGATAATTATGATGAGATCAACGAAAAACTGCCCAGTCACGAACGTTCTTCGATTTTAAGTCAGGTGGATATTAAGATCAACCGCTGGGCTAAAGCTATTGACAGCGTGATCATCGAATATGAGAATGACCGTTATCTGATGATTTTTGAACGCAGTAGAATTTGTTCCATCCAGGATGAACGCTTCAGAATTCTTGATGATGTTCGGGAAATCGAAAATGATGAAAAAACACCGGTTACCCTAAGCATCGGGATCGGTATTTCTGAAAAAATTCTGGGAATCAAGGAATCACAGGAAATTTCTCATGCAGCCCTGGAAATAGCCCTGGCTCGCGGTGGTGATCAGGCAGTGGTACGCCACGATGATCGGATGCTTTTCTATGGAGGAAAAACCGAGGCAACTGAAAAAAGAACAAAGGTTAAGGCGCGGGTTAAAGCCCATGGCCTGGCTGAGCTGATTAAGGAATCAGACAATGTCCTTTTAATGGGCCATCAGAATCCGGATATGGATTGTCTGGGATCAAATATTGGTTTGCTTGGGGTTTGTCGGGCCCTTTCTAAAGATGCCAAAATTATTATTAGGGAAATCAACGAATCAATTAAATCGATGTTTGAATATCTGATGGATAAGGGCGAATACGAGGATGATTTTATTACGCCCAAGGAAGTGGAAGAATTCAGAAAGGAAAAGACTCTGGTTATCATTGTAGATACCCAAAATGGCCATTTTCTGGAAGTTCCGGAACTACCTGACCTGGTCTCCAAGGTAGTTGTGATCGACCATCACCGTTTGTCGGGAAAACCGATTCCCAATGCAATTATGACCTACACAGAAAGCTACGCTTCATCAACCTGTGAACTGGTGACGGAGCTGATTCAGTATATTGATGAAAAGGAAAAAACGGTGGATCCCGTTGAGGCTAACGCTTTGCTTGCCGGAATCTGCATGGATACAAAAATGTTCACTTTAAAGACGGGGGTCAGAACTTTTGAAGCGGCTTCATATCTTAAACGAAAAGGTGCGGATACGATTATCGCGAAAACCCTTTTACAGGATGATTTAAGTACCTATGCTCAAAAATCAGAAGCGGTTAAAAATGCGAAAATTTATTTTGACAATATTGCAGTTTCAATTTTTGAAAATAATTCCGATTCGGGGAGATTGATTGCTGCTCAGGCGGCGGATGAACTTTTAAATATCAAGGGAATTATTGCCTCGTTTATTATCCTGAAAAATGAAGATGGTCTGAACATTAGCGGCCGTTCCATGGGGGATATCAATGTCCAGGTCATTCTGGAAAAATTGGGTGGTGGCGGTCATCTGGCGATGGCAGGTGCCCAATTACCGAATGTAACAGATCCCGAGATTGGTAGAGAACTGCTGATTGAAGCAATTAAAAATTATCAGAAGGAGAATGAGAGATGA